Genomic window (Nitrospira sp.):
ACGCCCGACTCGCCGAACTGGCCGAAGGGCAGGCCATACGACCCGAACCAGCCGCTGCTCGACTTGCACCACACTCGCGAGCAGCTGTACGCCAAGCTGAAGCCTTACGGTGACGGTTTCAAGCCGCGGCAGACAGGCACCTACAACCCTGAGCAACTCGACATGATCTGGAACGGCGAGCCGATTCCCATGAAGGGACCAGAACACATCGCGACGATCCTGGAGCGCGAGGGTGTCGGAAGTCAGGGGTTGGTGATGGTCGAGTTAAAGCGACCACAAGGCGATGTGGCCGGCCACGTGGTCAATTTCCAGAACCCAAATGGAAAAGTCACTGTCGTCGACAGAACTCGTTTACGAATCGACAGCTCGGAAGTGGAGAACTGGTTCTTCTTCCCAATCTATTAGCCCACATAGTTCCGTGTGCCGTGAAGGGGAAGCGTCCCACCCGTGCGGGTCCTCTCGCAACAAGAGGAACAATTCGTCTGCGTCTACTGCAGCAATCCGCTGCCACGGTTCACGAACCGCGACTTGGCTGGCCCGCTGAATTGATCCCGGATACCGCAGTTGAATTTGGGCCTGAAGTCCCGGACGAGCGATGAGGGCTCCTCCAGTTTGGACATCAGGCGATCAGTCACTGATCGCGTTGTCATTTCGATGATCGGTTGGTCATTTCGAACGGAGTGAGAAATCCTTGTCTCGAGCACAGCGTGAGATCAAAGCAAAGGGGTCGGATCAAAGCAAAGGGGTCGGGAGTCTTTTCTTGACGGTCTACCGAGGAATTAAGACTCCCGACCCCTTTTCCGTCCCTTTTCGTCCCCCTCACCGCAGGGCAGGATCGCCGCAGTTAGACCCTCCCCCTTTAATACAGCTCTCATAGGCACGCTTTCGCGAGATTTGATTCTGTTCAGCCCGTACCGCCTCTTCTTCCCGGTCCGCCTGATGACTGGCCTGGCGCAGGTAGGCCATCCGTTCGGCCGAATTGTTGAACGTCCGGCCGGCCGGTTCGATGTTGAGAACGACCGAGCGCAGCCGGTTGCCCACCACTGCGGCTTGCTCTTGGTCGTTTCGGAAGCCCACGTAGCTGTTCCGTCCTTTCAGATGATTCGAAAAATAATTGGCTTGACTGTGGCCCTGGTCTCCCGCCAGGTCGAACCAGCGAATCGCCTCCTGCCGATTCTGCGGAACGGTCATGCCGAATTGGTAGACACGACCGAGCAGGAATTGCCCCTCGGCATTTCCTTGCTCCGCGCTCTTGCGAATCCACCGGACGGCCTCGGCCCAATCTTCTTTCACGCCGGTCCCGTTTTCATAGATTTGCCCCAGATAGTTTTGCGCTTCCGCATACCCCTGCTCTGCCGACTTGCGATACCACCGAACGGCTTCGTCGTTGCTCTGACGGACCCCCTCGCCGCGTTCATACTGATAGGCGAGCAGATATTGTCCCCTGGGATGGCCTTGGTCGGCTAACTTTTGAAAGACCTTGGCTGCTCCGCCGAAGTCCTTCGCCTTGTACAGCCGTAACCCTTCGTTAATCTGTTCCTGGGTCGGCGTGAGCGTCGCTGGTGCTCGACCGAGACCGGCAAGCGCCAACGAGGCGTCCCGCGCTCCCGCGGTTTCCGCTTTGGTGTAGTAGATCCTCGCTTGCGTCAGATCTTTCGAGACGCCGATACCGTGTTCATACGCGCGCCCCATGTGGAAGAGGCCGTCGGGATTGTTCTGGTCCGCCGATTTTCGATACCATTTCACGGCTTCGACAGGATCAGCTTTCACGCCATTGCCTTTCTCGTAGAAAAAGCCGAGCCACGCTTGCGCGGCAGCGTAGTTCTGCTCAGAGGCTTTCCGAAACCACGTGGCGGCCTTTGCAAAGTCCTTCTTGTGATTGAGGCCATACGCGTACGAAAGCCCCATACAATATTGATCGGCAGGAGCTTTCGAATCATCACCGAGGCGGACAATGATCCGACGACAGGCGGCCAGATCGTCACTGGCGTCGGCATAGGCAATGGCAGGAAGGATGACGCACGACAAGACCAGCCACACGACGATTTGCATAACCACCTCCGATCACCGATCGAGGATCAAAACAACAAAACACCGGGGTCGGGAGTCTTACTTCTTCGCTGGGCCGTCAAGAAAAGACTCCCGACCCCTTTTCTTTGGCCTTTTCTTCTGGCCCGCCGGCGGGTCTTTCCGGCTAATTGCAAGATCCGCCGAAAGTGGCCTGCCTGTCCGGTGTCCATCTGCCGCCGGCCATCGTGCACCCGGTGTCTGTCGTTTGGCTTGAGAGGGCAGCTTGGGCCATCGCCTGCTCGGCTTCGATGCGATCGAACTCTTTGGCCATTCGTCGAATGTAGGCAGTCCGCTCGCCGCTGTTGTGGAATATCACTCCGACCGGATCGGCGGGGCAGCGGAGGCCGCCGATGGCATTCCGTTCCTGCTGATCGCGAAAGCCGATGCAGTTGCTATAGTCGTTCAGCCATTTGGCCCAATAGGCGCCTTTGGGATGTCCGAGCTTATCGGCTTTCTTGAACCATTCAATCGCGATCGCGCGGTTTTGTGGCACGGCCATGCCAAACTCGTACATGCGGCCCACCGCGAAGGCCGAATCTTGGAATTTCTCAGCCCCCTTGAAGTAAAGACGGAACGCCTCGGCCCAATTTTCTGGAACGCCCTTTCCGAGTTCGTAGAGCAATCCAAGTGTCTTCTGGCCGATCGGATTGCCCTGGTCGGCCGATTTCTTGTACCAGAATGCTGCTTGCTTCTCGTTCTTCGGCACCCCGTCGCCGAATTCGGTCAATTGTCCCATAGCCAGCTGACAATCATCGTTACCCATTTCCGCGCATTGTTGATACAGTTTTGCCGCCTGCTCGAATCTTTTCTGCTTATATGAGCGATAGGCTTCGGCTTTGATATTCATGCCCGGCCTGGTGTCCTTCAGATCCTGCTCTCGTTTCTCTATGAATTTCGGAGCGGCCCTGTCACCCATCTCAACCGCTTTCTTGAGGAGTTCGGTGGATTTCGCTTCGTCATGCGGTACGCCGGTCCCGAGATGATACAGATTAGCCAGTCGGCGCGCCGCGGCCGCGTTGCCGTTGTCGATGCCCTTTTGATACCACTTGGCTGCCGTCGCCGGATCTTCCTTCACGCCGCTTCCTTGCTCATAAAGGATTCCCAACACGAGCGGGGCGCGCATGTGACCGGCATTGGCGGCCTGTTCCAACCAAGGTATCGCGTTGTGATATTCCTTCGACACGTACAGTTTGATCGCGCCCGCGCAG
Coding sequences:
- a CDS encoding tetratricopeptide repeat protein, whose translation is MISIRTGTALVVLAAGLAGFFFPNPAYTASCDAVVGKWAWFVGGEVTINADGTFTQQSGNAGTWECLDAAKGAVALKWKHGGYLNRLALADGGTKLVSTDPSQSFVKATRINQEGALADLLTRQDTNSSPPSSRRPTGQPGGTGPIEPSIPLTGSQKKGPAPFDSPRGIVSSDPKVTESFLDTECLHKAPAGIALQGHIAEAKSGDAQSMFCAGAIKLYVSKEYHNAIPWLEQAANAGHMRAPLVLGILYEQGSGVKEDPATAAKWYQKGIDNGNAAAARRLANLYHLGTGVPHDEAKSTELLKKAVEMGDRAAPKFIEKREQDLKDTRPGMNIKAEAYRSYKQKRFEQAAKLYQQCAEMGNDDCQLAMGQLTEFGDGVPKNEKQAAFWYKKSADQGNPIGQKTLGLLYELGKGVPENWAEAFRLYFKGAEKFQDSAFAVGRMYEFGMAVPQNRAIAIEWFKKADKLGHPKGAYWAKWLNDYSNCIGFRDQQERNAIGGLRCPADPVGVIFHNSGERTAYIRRMAKEFDRIEAEQAMAQAALSSQTTDTGCTMAGGRWTPDRQATFGGSCN